One stretch of Amycolatopsis sp. NBC_00345 DNA includes these proteins:
- a CDS encoding DNA-processing protein DprA: MKRSEHAALVALLQHRPEGLGWQEITAEVLSSGSALETWRHLVPDTLFDEAGEHEALAVADRQLESWVEAGVNFLSVLDAGYPDRLRGIHQAPPILFWRGQLLAKDPAVSVVGSRNASERGLGIASEISRALIKEGVTAVAGLAAGIDAAVHRAALEASGRTVAAIGTGINKYYPAANRGLQDEIAQRGLLLSQFWPDAPPQRHNFLMRNATMSGYGLATVVVEAGETSGTRVQARLAVEHGRAVILTDSVVQQNTWAQKLKGRPGVHCVSGLKDVIEIVRRVISERQDAADAMKQLLTAL; the protein is encoded by the coding sequence GTGAAGCGTTCTGAGCACGCCGCGCTCGTCGCGCTGCTTCAGCACCGCCCAGAGGGCCTGGGTTGGCAGGAGATCACCGCAGAGGTTCTCTCCAGCGGCAGCGCACTGGAGACCTGGCGCCACCTCGTTCCCGACACGCTGTTCGACGAAGCTGGCGAGCACGAGGCCCTCGCGGTCGCCGATCGCCAACTTGAGTCGTGGGTAGAGGCGGGCGTCAACTTCCTCTCGGTCCTGGACGCCGGCTACCCGGACCGGCTTCGTGGGATCCACCAGGCCCCACCCATACTCTTCTGGCGCGGGCAACTGCTCGCAAAGGACCCCGCTGTGTCGGTCGTCGGGTCACGAAACGCCTCCGAACGGGGCCTGGGGATCGCTAGCGAGATCAGCCGCGCCCTCATCAAGGAAGGCGTGACCGCAGTCGCCGGCCTCGCCGCGGGGATCGACGCCGCAGTGCACCGCGCGGCGCTAGAAGCTAGCGGTCGAACTGTCGCAGCGATCGGTACCGGCATCAACAAGTACTACCCGGCCGCGAACCGCGGTCTGCAGGACGAGATCGCGCAGCGCGGGCTTCTGCTGTCGCAGTTCTGGCCGGACGCCCCGCCGCAACGGCACAACTTCCTCATGCGGAACGCGACCATGTCCGGCTACGGACTCGCGACTGTCGTCGTCGAGGCGGGTGAGACCAGCGGGACGCGAGTTCAGGCACGACTGGCGGTAGAACACGGCCGCGCGGTGATCCTCACCGACTCGGTGGTTCAGCAGAACACCTGGGCCCAGAAGCTCAAAGGTCGCCCCGGAGTGCACTGTGTCAGTGGACTGAAGGACGTAATCGAAATCGTC
- a CDS encoding Fic family protein, with protein sequence MDLESFRRSPIGELVSIVIPAARPGLESTSYFAFVPTPLPDEPAIDMEAVDLASRAAMAVARLDQAMGQLPNPQLLLRPIIRREAVSTSALEGTYAPFDEVLEADFLEENQLSAPQREIQNFVRAVEESRLLLENRPISRNVISKLQQIIVRGTPGDTYQAGDIRQAQVFIGARSRDIAQARFVPPPPGQFYLEAGVYEWEKWVSSPKPMPIVLRMALAHYQFETLHPYNDGNGRLGRLIALMQLVEDGVLKMPSLNISPWLEARRDEYIDGLLEVSKTGDFNPWVKFFSRAVLEQAEDGIRAIAELIEFRDSTIEKLRHQNVRGSALQIVENLTGYPVIDVPTARRLTGKTFEAANQAVARLVEEGVLREITGRKMNRLFVCPGIMRIININTAY encoded by the coding sequence ATGGACCTTGAGAGCTTCAGGCGCTCCCCGATTGGCGAGCTGGTGTCGATCGTGATCCCCGCTGCCCGGCCTGGCTTGGAGTCGACGAGTTATTTCGCGTTCGTGCCGACTCCACTGCCGGACGAGCCAGCGATCGACATGGAGGCGGTCGACCTTGCGAGTCGTGCCGCGATGGCCGTCGCTCGGCTCGATCAGGCCATGGGGCAGTTGCCCAATCCTCAGCTCCTCTTGAGGCCGATTATTCGACGAGAAGCGGTAAGCACATCTGCGCTTGAGGGAACCTACGCGCCGTTTGATGAAGTTCTCGAAGCGGACTTTCTGGAAGAGAATCAGCTCTCTGCCCCACAAAGGGAGATTCAGAATTTCGTGCGCGCAGTGGAGGAGTCTCGTCTTCTGCTGGAGAATCGACCGATCAGTCGAAACGTAATTAGCAAGCTTCAGCAAATAATTGTCCGAGGTACGCCTGGGGACACTTATCAAGCGGGCGACATTCGGCAAGCCCAGGTGTTCATCGGCGCCAGAAGCCGGGACATTGCTCAGGCGCGTTTTGTCCCGCCTCCACCGGGGCAGTTCTACCTTGAAGCGGGAGTCTATGAATGGGAGAAGTGGGTAAGCAGCCCTAAGCCCATGCCGATTGTGCTTCGCATGGCGCTTGCGCACTACCAGTTCGAGACGTTGCACCCGTACAACGATGGGAACGGGCGCCTGGGGCGACTGATAGCGTTGATGCAACTAGTCGAAGATGGCGTCCTGAAGATGCCGTCGCTGAACATATCGCCTTGGCTGGAGGCGCGCAGGGATGAGTACATTGACGGACTCCTGGAGGTAAGCAAGACAGGCGACTTCAATCCGTGGGTGAAGTTTTTCTCGCGGGCTGTCTTGGAGCAGGCGGAGGACGGGATTCGGGCAATCGCCGAGTTGATCGAGTTTCGCGATTCGACTATCGAAAAGTTGCGACATCAGAACGTCCGCGGATCCGCACTTCAGATCGTGGAAAATTTGACAGGGTATCCGGTCATCGACGTTCCAACTGCGCGAAGGTTGACTGGGAAGACTTTTGAAGCTGCTAATCAAGCTGTCGCAAGACTTGTTGAGGAAGGAGTGCTGCGGGAAATTACTGGAAGAAAGATGAATCGCCTATTTGTCTGTCCGGGAATTATGCGAATTATCAATATAAACACGGCGTACTGA
- a CDS encoding FtsK/SpoIIIE domain-containing protein, with product MANKASEQRNRVQTALERVRHQIGLVLGAAAGAREMAEAELSRLMLEQEIVRIGMNHADAEQQTEWARHPAAHEVFASLGGVRNAFYTDWSTGPNTLRELVAANAPGPAGRPPGEWLGRVGTNPGVTGPGLWRVGSATAAGRDISRTFDVAVPLLDESHLAITSAPKTRPVVDGIVQNLLMRVLSAFEPGAVKVHLWDVGQLTAILPDLYPLSRTSALSLYDPTRLEDLLDELAGHIRRIHATGMQAGHTSLRELRKATGQRVEPYRIAVLYGNGETLEPERARDLKRVASGALAAGICLILVDVPTAVSASVETLSLLDERRAVSSMTGSDLVVDLDPALPSGQVIRAAGRIAEALIAKQGGPRAFADLLPTELGQESSARELRASVGFYEGEGVEVVIGDASPHALIGGPSGSGKTNFLYALLGSLAARYTPDELALYLLDFKEGVSFAGLAPGRKDASWLPHAKLVGVNVNTDREFGLALLRFLADELRRRSAAAKEHEVTNLADLREQDPGGHWPRIVAVIDEFQYLFAGRDQVTAQATQLLEDIARRGRSQGIHLVLASQDVAGIEAFWGKPAVFEQCTLRIAMPKARRVLAETNNAAVSAPKWHAVINHDSGVAHGNMLAHVPDSSSRNVFVNLQHQLWELYSGRFPRPRLFDGAHSPVLEQFPAYTELKPSSKPRALLGQSIDVTEAACGVELPRAPGRNIAVLGGATAEALSIMDSAARSLARQFDVGQVEFVLSCPIDACAPAVLELTERLRAEGHVATLADDLPATLASVAESMSTSDVATKVLLLYGVDAALPALEAKAVGQPKSGLDHLRAVLKQGPGHGVHTIGWWRSIARLKDTLGFGGTDDIGTWAALDVQGNELSPFAAGLVVHWSPRPGRALFFDRTTHSAPEVIIPFQRPDLDPAGGTP from the coding sequence ATGGCTAACAAGGCAAGCGAGCAGCGCAACCGCGTGCAGACCGCGCTGGAGCGGGTCCGCCACCAGATCGGGCTCGTCCTCGGCGCGGCCGCGGGCGCGCGGGAAATGGCGGAGGCCGAGCTGTCCCGGCTGATGCTGGAGCAGGAGATCGTCCGGATCGGCATGAACCACGCCGACGCCGAGCAGCAGACCGAGTGGGCGCGGCATCCGGCCGCGCACGAGGTGTTCGCGTCGCTCGGCGGGGTCCGCAACGCGTTCTACACCGACTGGAGCACGGGGCCCAACACCCTGCGCGAACTGGTCGCCGCGAACGCGCCGGGCCCCGCCGGGCGCCCGCCCGGCGAATGGCTCGGCCGCGTGGGCACCAACCCCGGCGTGACCGGCCCGGGGCTCTGGCGCGTCGGCTCGGCGACGGCGGCGGGACGCGACATCTCCCGCACGTTCGACGTGGCCGTGCCGCTGCTGGACGAGTCCCACCTGGCGATCACGTCGGCGCCCAAGACGCGGCCGGTCGTCGACGGGATCGTGCAGAACCTGCTGATGCGGGTGCTGTCCGCGTTCGAGCCGGGCGCGGTGAAGGTGCACCTGTGGGACGTCGGGCAGCTCACCGCGATCCTGCCCGACCTCTACCCGCTCAGCCGCACCAGCGCGTTGTCGCTGTACGACCCGACGCGGCTGGAGGACCTGCTCGACGAGCTGGCCGGCCACATCCGCCGCATCCACGCGACGGGCATGCAGGCCGGGCACACGTCGTTGCGGGAGCTGCGAAAGGCCACCGGGCAGCGCGTGGAGCCGTACCGGATCGCGGTGCTGTACGGCAACGGCGAGACGCTCGAACCCGAGCGCGCGCGGGACCTCAAGCGCGTGGCCAGCGGCGCGCTCGCCGCCGGGATCTGCCTGATCCTGGTGGACGTGCCGACGGCCGTCAGCGCGTCCGTCGAAACGCTGAGCCTGCTCGACGAGCGGCGCGCGGTCAGCAGCATGACGGGCAGCGACCTGGTCGTGGACCTCGACCCGGCGCTGCCGTCGGGCCAGGTGATCCGCGCGGCGGGGCGGATCGCGGAGGCGCTGATCGCGAAGCAGGGCGGGCCGCGCGCGTTCGCGGACCTGCTGCCCACGGAGCTGGGCCAGGAGAGTTCGGCGCGGGAGCTGCGCGCGTCCGTCGGGTTCTACGAGGGCGAGGGCGTTGAGGTCGTGATCGGCGACGCCAGCCCGCACGCCCTGATCGGCGGGCCGAGCGGGTCCGGCAAGACCAACTTCCTGTACGCGCTGCTGGGCAGCCTGGCCGCGCGCTACACCCCCGACGAGCTGGCGCTGTACCTGCTGGACTTCAAGGAGGGCGTCTCGTTCGCGGGGCTCGCGCCCGGCCGCAAGGACGCCAGCTGGCTGCCGCACGCGAAGCTCGTCGGCGTCAACGTGAACACCGACCGCGAGTTCGGCCTGGCGCTGCTGCGTTTCCTGGCCGACGAGCTGCGGCGGCGCTCGGCCGCGGCCAAGGAGCACGAGGTGACCAACCTGGCCGACCTGCGCGAGCAGGACCCGGGCGGGCACTGGCCGCGGATCGTGGCCGTGATCGACGAGTTCCAGTACCTGTTCGCGGGCCGCGACCAGGTGACGGCGCAGGCGACGCAGCTGCTCGAGGACATCGCGCGGCGCGGGCGTTCGCAGGGCATCCACCTGGTGCTGGCGAGCCAGGACGTCGCGGGCATCGAGGCCTTCTGGGGCAAGCCGGCCGTGTTCGAGCAGTGCACGCTGCGCATCGCGATGCCGAAGGCGCGGCGCGTGCTGGCGGAGACGAACAACGCGGCGGTGTCGGCGCCCAAGTGGCACGCGGTGATCAACCACGACTCCGGCGTCGCGCACGGAAACATGCTCGCGCACGTGCCGGATTCCAGTAGCCGCAACGTGTTCGTGAACCTGCAGCACCAGCTGTGGGAGCTGTACTCCGGGCGGTTCCCGCGCCCGCGCCTGTTCGACGGCGCGCACTCGCCGGTGCTGGAGCAGTTCCCGGCGTACACCGAGCTGAAGCCGAGTTCGAAGCCGCGCGCGCTGCTGGGCCAGTCCATCGACGTCACGGAGGCGGCCTGCGGCGTGGAGCTGCCGCGAGCACCGGGCCGTAACATCGCGGTACTGGGCGGCGCGACAGCGGAGGCACTGTCCATCATGGACTCTGCCGCCCGGTCGCTCGCCCGCCAGTTCGACGTCGGCCAGGTGGAGTTCGTCCTGAGCTGCCCCATCGACGCCTGCGCGCCCGCCGTGCTGGAGCTGACGGAGCGGCTGCGCGCCGAAGGCCACGTCGCCACCCTCGCGGACGATCTGCCGGCCACGCTGGCGTCGGTCGCGGAGTCGATGTCCACTTCGGACGTCGCCACGAAGGTCCTGCTGCTGTACGGCGTGGACGCGGCGCTGCCGGCCCTGGAGGCGAAGGCCGTCGGCCAGCCGAAGAGCGGGCTGGACCACCTGCGCGCCGTGCTGAAGCAGGGCCCCGGCCACGGCGTGCACACCATCGGCTGGTGGCGCAGCATCGCGCGGCTCAAGGACACCCTGGGCTTCGGCGGCACGGACGACATCGGCACGTGGGCCGCGCTGGACGTACAGGGCAACGAGCTTTCGCCGTTCGCCGCGGGCCTGGTCGTGCACTGGTCCCCGCGCCCGGGCCGCGCCCTGTTCTTCGACCGCACGACGCACAGCGCGCCCGAGGTCATCATCCCGTTCCAGCGCCCCGACCTCGACCCCGCGGGAGGCACACCATGA
- a CDS encoding endonuclease/exonuclease/phosphatase family protein, with protein MAVVTGVVLSGVAAPAALAAPSADAVIAEVYGGGGNSGATLTNDFVELGNRGGTAFPLDGYSVQYLPGSASPTSTWQVTNLAGSVGAGARYLVAEGKGAGGTVALPTPDATGAIAMSATAGTVALVTGTGALTCKTAADCAADPRVKDLVGFGAATVREGNPTAATANGTSAARAASLADTDDNSADFTVGDPTPTNSKGETTGGGGDPGQPPVDAKIHDIQGITRISPFKDKKVGDVTGIVTAVRGFGSSRGFWITDPNPDSDPRTSEGLFVFTGSTTPAVAVGDAITASGTVKEFYPDAPATSNYQSLTELSSAQWTVGSHGNPQPAPTVITPDQVPDTLAPNAGGNIEPLPLEPAKYSLDFWESHESEIVSISDARVVGPSNDYDELYVTTKPQQNPTPRGGTVYLGYDKINTGVLKVQSIIPFDQQPFPKVNTGDVITGVTSGPVEYSSFGGYTLFASQLGAAKDNKLQKEVTRRQRPGELAVATYNVENLAPSDPDTKFAQLAHGIVDNLAAPDVVNLEEIQDNDGATNDGVVVADATLKKFTDAIVAAGGPSYQAREIDPVNDADGGQPGGNIRVGFLFNPARVSFVDRPGGSALSSVDVVKDHGQVHLTQSPGRVDPTNEAWTDSRKPLAGEFVFQGRTVFVIANHFNSKGGDQPTHGRYQPPTRSSEIQRQKQATVLQSFVGKLLTADPGANVVVAGDLNDYQFSPALAKLTSGGYLKDLISTLPAAERYSYVFEGQSQVLDHILASAALRGVDYDVVHINAEFADQASDHDPQIVRFRPSAGNRLADYGYDLLDYLDQLLGRTAPRK; from the coding sequence GTGGCGGTAGTAACGGGTGTTGTGCTGAGCGGCGTCGCCGCGCCGGCCGCGCTCGCCGCGCCCAGCGCGGACGCGGTCATCGCCGAGGTCTACGGCGGTGGCGGCAACTCGGGGGCCACGCTCACCAACGACTTCGTCGAGCTCGGGAACCGTGGGGGCACGGCGTTCCCGCTCGACGGCTACAGCGTGCAGTACCTGCCCGGCTCGGCGTCGCCGACCAGCACGTGGCAGGTCACCAACCTGGCCGGCAGCGTCGGCGCGGGCGCGCGTTACCTGGTCGCCGAGGGCAAGGGCGCGGGCGGCACCGTGGCGCTGCCGACGCCGGACGCCACCGGCGCGATCGCGATGTCCGCGACCGCGGGCACCGTCGCGCTGGTCACCGGCACGGGGGCGTTGACCTGCAAGACCGCCGCCGACTGCGCGGCCGACCCGCGGGTCAAGGACCTGGTCGGCTTCGGTGCCGCGACCGTCCGCGAGGGCAACCCGACGGCCGCCACGGCGAACGGGACTTCCGCCGCCCGCGCCGCCTCGCTCGCCGACACCGACGACAACAGCGCCGACTTCACCGTCGGCGACCCGACGCCCACCAACTCCAAGGGCGAGACCACCGGTGGCGGCGGCGACCCGGGCCAGCCCCCGGTGGACGCGAAGATCCACGATATCCAGGGAATCACGCGGATCTCGCCGTTCAAGGACAAGAAGGTCGGCGACGTCACGGGCATCGTCACGGCGGTCCGCGGCTTCGGCTCGTCGCGCGGCTTCTGGATCACCGACCCGAACCCGGACAGCGACCCGCGCACCAGCGAGGGCCTGTTCGTGTTCACCGGCTCGACCACACCCGCCGTGGCGGTCGGTGACGCGATCACCGCGTCAGGCACGGTCAAGGAGTTCTACCCGGACGCCCCGGCGACGTCGAACTACCAGTCGCTCACCGAGCTGAGCAGTGCACAGTGGACGGTCGGCTCGCACGGGAACCCGCAGCCCGCCCCGACCGTCATCACGCCGGACCAGGTGCCGGACACGCTGGCGCCGAACGCGGGCGGCAACATCGAGCCGCTGCCGCTGGAGCCGGCCAAGTACTCGCTGGACTTCTGGGAGTCGCACGAGAGCGAGATCGTCAGCATCTCGGACGCGCGGGTCGTCGGCCCTAGCAACGACTACGACGAGCTGTACGTGACCACGAAGCCGCAGCAGAACCCGACGCCGCGCGGCGGCACGGTCTACCTGGGCTACGACAAGATCAACACGGGTGTGCTGAAGGTCCAGTCGATCATCCCGTTCGACCAGCAGCCGTTCCCGAAGGTCAACACCGGCGACGTGATCACCGGCGTCACCTCGGGCCCGGTGGAGTACAGCAGCTTCGGCGGCTACACGCTGTTCGCGTCGCAGCTCGGTGCGGCGAAGGACAACAAGCTGCAGAAGGAGGTCACGCGGCGGCAGCGCCCGGGTGAGCTCGCGGTGGCGACGTACAACGTGGAGAACCTCGCGCCGTCCGATCCGGACACGAAGTTCGCGCAGCTGGCGCACGGCATCGTCGACAACCTGGCGGCGCCGGACGTGGTGAACCTGGAGGAGATCCAGGACAACGACGGCGCGACGAACGACGGCGTGGTCGTGGCCGACGCGACGCTCAAGAAGTTCACCGACGCGATCGTCGCGGCCGGCGGCCCGAGTTACCAGGCGCGTGAGATCGACCCGGTGAACGACGCCGATGGCGGCCAGCCGGGCGGGAACATCCGCGTGGGCTTCCTGTTCAACCCGGCTCGTGTGTCCTTTGTGGATCGACCGGGTGGCAGCGCGCTGTCCTCGGTGGACGTGGTGAAGGACCACGGCCAGGTGCACCTGACCCAGTCCCCGGGCCGGGTGGACCCGACGAACGAGGCGTGGACCGACAGCCGTAAGCCGCTGGCGGGCGAGTTCGTCTTCCAGGGCCGCACGGTGTTCGTGATCGCCAACCACTTCAACTCGAAGGGCGGCGACCAGCCGACGCACGGCCGTTACCAGCCGCCGACGCGCAGCTCGGAGATCCAGCGCCAGAAGCAGGCGACCGTGCTGCAGTCCTTCGTCGGCAAGCTGCTGACCGCGGACCCCGGCGCCAACGTCGTGGTCGCCGGCGACCTGAACGACTACCAGTTCTCGCCCGCCTTGGCGAAGCTGACGTCGGGCGGCTACCTGAAGGACCTCATCTCGACGCTGCCCGCGGCGGAGCGGTACAGCTACGTGTTCGAGGGCCAGTCACAGGTGCTGGACCACATCCTGGCGTCGGCCGCCCTGCGCGGCGTGGACTACGACGTGGTGCACATCAACGCGGAGTTCGCCGACCAGGCCAGTGACCATGATCCGCAGATCGTCAGGTTCCGGCCTTCTGCGGGGAACCGGCTGGCGGACTACGGGTACGACTTGCTGGATTATCTGGACCAGTTGCTGGGGAGGACTGCGCCGCGTAAGTAA
- a CDS encoding CapA family protein codes for MITLVLGGDVNLQGRTEPARAFDALSPLLKGADLRFVNLEGPLSGSAVEHGGLDIPHKPNWRHSAPEMAVALTAAGIDVVSCANNVTFPPSAALASLAVLDQAGIAHCGAGANLTGAHTPAILERSGRKVAFLAYTSLCWPVGQAAKADSAGVAVAGALTSYQPDHRVLDVPGRPPIVRTTPVPEHLERVVADVHRTKAAADHVVVSMHWGIAGDELTEYQVAYAHALIDAGADLVVGHGPHTVQAVEVYRGRGILYSLGNLVFDWPAMRGRHLDGLMAGCVLGAEPRLELIPVRRGEDNTCAPLAGEEADEVLRHVATMSAARSTRITVRDGIGSVAGLSTPRR; via the coding sequence GTGATCACTCTTGTTCTCGGCGGCGACGTCAACCTCCAAGGCCGCACCGAGCCAGCGCGGGCGTTCGACGCGCTTTCGCCGCTGCTCAAGGGCGCCGACCTGCGGTTCGTCAACCTCGAAGGGCCACTGTCCGGCTCGGCCGTCGAGCACGGCGGCCTGGACATCCCGCACAAACCGAACTGGCGGCATTCCGCACCCGAAATGGCCGTCGCGCTGACGGCCGCGGGAATCGACGTCGTTTCGTGCGCCAACAACGTGACTTTCCCACCATCGGCCGCGCTGGCGAGCCTGGCCGTGCTCGACCAGGCCGGCATCGCGCACTGCGGCGCGGGCGCGAACCTGACCGGCGCGCACACCCCCGCGATCCTCGAACGGTCCGGGCGCAAGGTCGCGTTCCTGGCCTACACCTCGCTCTGCTGGCCGGTCGGGCAGGCGGCGAAGGCGGACTCGGCGGGGGTCGCGGTGGCCGGCGCGCTGACCTCGTACCAACCGGACCACCGAGTGCTGGACGTCCCCGGCCGTCCGCCGATCGTCCGCACCACGCCGGTGCCGGAGCACCTCGAGCGCGTGGTCGCCGACGTCCACCGCACCAAAGCCGCGGCCGACCACGTGGTCGTCTCGATGCACTGGGGAATCGCGGGCGACGAACTCACCGAGTACCAGGTCGCGTACGCGCACGCGCTGATCGACGCGGGCGCCGACCTCGTCGTGGGCCACGGCCCGCACACCGTGCAGGCGGTCGAGGTGTACCGCGGCCGCGGGATCCTTTACAGCCTGGGCAATCTCGTCTTCGACTGGCCGGCCATGCGCGGGCGGCACCTCGACGGGCTGATGGCGGGCTGCGTGCTCGGCGCCGAGCCGCGGCTGGAGTTGATCCCGGTGCGCCGCGGCGAGGACAACACGTGCGCGCCGCTGGCCGGCGAGGAAGCGGACGAAGTGCTGCGTCACGTCGCGACGATGTCGGCGGCCCGGTCGACGCGGATCACCGTGCGCGACGGGATCGGCTCGGTCGCGGGGCTGAGCACGCCTAGGCGCTAA
- a CDS encoding limonene-1,2-epoxide hydrolase family protein has translation MTEPKAVVSGFLQALEELDIDRALSYAAVDITYQNVPLPPARGLTAVEKQLRTMARFGSGFEARTHHIAADGDVVLTERTDVLRKGSWEAEFWVCGTFEVRDGRIVLWRDYFDWTTVLAASAKGAGKAAIAGARTLIGKYRPVNEIRS, from the coding sequence ATGACTGAACCGAAGGCCGTGGTCAGCGGTTTCCTGCAGGCACTCGAAGAACTCGACATCGATCGCGCGCTCAGCTACGCGGCCGTCGACATCACCTACCAGAACGTGCCGCTGCCGCCCGCGCGCGGGCTCACGGCCGTGGAGAAGCAACTGCGCACCATGGCCCGCTTCGGGTCCGGGTTCGAGGCGCGGACCCACCACATCGCCGCGGACGGCGACGTTGTGCTCACCGAGCGCACCGACGTGCTGCGCAAGGGCTCGTGGGAAGCGGAGTTCTGGGTGTGCGGGACCTTCGAGGTCCGCGACGGCCGCATCGTGCTGTGGCGTGACTACTTCGATTGGACGACGGTGCTCGCGGCCAGTGCGAAGGGCGCGGGAAAGGCGGCCATCGCCGGTGCGCGCACGCTCATCGGGAAATACCGTCCGGTGAACGAAATCCGTAGCTGA
- a CDS encoding TauD/TfdA dioxygenase family protein, with protein MSIDLSARLRFATVPDDGMVEGPRTLRRLPEGAEERPYELFRLRPLGRVIGAEIAGVDLGASLAPALRAELNRALLEWKVLFFRDQRVTSAQQRAFAANWGELETNPFIERGETDEVVRFTRSAGMPGYENIWHTDVTWRRNPALGSVLRLLEVPPVGGDTMWADMGAAYDNLPADVREHIDGLTAVHDFIPGFDRFTDPDLLARWQERFPPVEHPVVRTHPETGRRTLFVNQSFTTHIVGLDRGDSDRLLRYLFLQAHTPEFQVRFHWERDSVAFWDNRATQHYAVNDYHPHARVAERVAIVGDEPF; from the coding sequence GTGTCGATCGACCTTTCCGCCCGCCTCCGCTTCGCCACAGTGCCCGACGACGGCATGGTCGAGGGCCCGCGCACCCTGCGCCGTCTGCCCGAAGGGGCCGAAGAGCGGCCGTACGAGCTGTTCCGGCTCCGGCCACTCGGCCGGGTGATCGGGGCCGAAATCGCGGGCGTCGACCTCGGAGCGTCATTGGCCCCCGCGCTGCGGGCCGAGCTGAACCGCGCGCTGCTGGAGTGGAAGGTGCTGTTCTTCCGCGACCAGCGCGTCACGTCCGCGCAGCAGCGCGCGTTCGCCGCGAACTGGGGCGAGCTGGAGACCAACCCGTTCATCGAACGCGGTGAGACCGACGAGGTCGTCCGGTTCACCCGCAGCGCGGGCATGCCGGGGTACGAGAACATCTGGCACACCGACGTCACCTGGCGCCGGAACCCCGCACTCGGCTCCGTGCTCCGCCTGCTGGAGGTCCCGCCGGTCGGCGGCGACACGATGTGGGCCGACATGGGCGCGGCGTACGACAACCTCCCGGCCGACGTCCGCGAGCACATCGACGGCCTCACCGCCGTGCACGACTTCATCCCCGGCTTCGACCGCTTCACCGACCCCGATCTGCTGGCCCGGTGGCAGGAGCGGTTCCCGCCGGTCGAGCACCCCGTGGTCCGCACGCACCCGGAGACCGGGCGGCGCACGCTGTTCGTGAACCAGTCCTTCACCACGCACATCGTGGGACTGGACCGCGGGGACAGCGACCGGCTGCTGCGGTACCTCTTCCTCCAGGCGCACACGCCGGAGTTCCAGGTCCGCTTCCACTGGGAACGCGACTCGGTGGCGTTCTGGGACAACCGCGCCACCCAGCACTACGCGGTCAACGACTACCACCCGCACGCCCGCGTGGCCGAGCGCGTCGCGATCGTCGGGGACGAGCCGTTCTGA
- a CDS encoding class I SAM-dependent methyltransferase, producing MTTKPEELPPVGRTAVGVAGLRALESGRPDRLFEDPYAGAFFQAGQALFSAEERGDGLGQVFAEQVAIRTRFFDDFLAGADQVVLLAAGLDARAFRLGWPDGARLFELDLPDVLEFKDTVLATQSARPRCERVVVPVDLRDDWPAALCEAGFTPGRPTAWLAEGLLVYLTYDEAARLLTDITALSAPGSRISFEHRPQADGDNLLQRARAVANGASVTGLWKGGLGATAPEWLTAHGWRPETYSRAELAAGYGRPPDEPTAGGFVTGVKTG from the coding sequence ATGACCACGAAACCGGAAGAGCTGCCGCCCGTCGGCCGGACGGCTGTCGGGGTCGCCGGGTTGCGGGCGTTGGAGAGTGGGCGGCCCGATCGGTTGTTCGAGGATCCCTACGCAGGCGCGTTTTTCCAGGCGGGGCAGGCGTTGTTCTCGGCCGAAGAGCGGGGCGACGGGCTCGGCCAGGTGTTCGCCGAGCAGGTGGCGATCCGGACCCGCTTCTTCGACGACTTCCTCGCCGGCGCGGACCAGGTCGTGCTGCTCGCGGCGGGGCTCGACGCGCGGGCGTTCCGGCTGGGCTGGCCCGACGGCGCCCGGCTGTTCGAGCTTGACCTGCCCGACGTGCTGGAGTTCAAGGACACCGTGCTGGCGACGCAGTCCGCCCGGCCCCGCTGCGAGCGCGTGGTGGTCCCGGTCGACCTGCGCGATGACTGGCCCGCCGCGTTGTGTGAAGCCGGCTTCACGCCCGGACGGCCGACGGCGTGGCTGGCCGAGGGGCTGCTCGTTTACCTCACTTACGACGAGGCGGCGCGGCTGCTCACCGACATCACCGCATTGTCCGCGCCCGGCAGCCGCATCTCGTTCGAGCACCGGCCGCAGGCGGATGGCGACAACCTGCTCCAGCGCGCCCGCGCGGTGGCGAACGGCGCGTCCGTCACCGGCCTGTGGAAGGGCGGCCTCGGCGCCACCGCACCGGAATGGCTGACCGCGCACGGCTGGCGGCCCGAGACGTACTCGCGCGCCGAACTCGCCGCGGGGTACGGGCGGCCGCCGGACGAGCCGACGGCCGGTGGGTTCGTCACCGGGGTGAAGACGGGCTGA